One Verrucomicrobiales bacterium DNA window includes the following coding sequences:
- a CDS encoding prepilin-type N-terminal cleavage/methylation domain-containing protein, with translation MNTKSNRSAFTLVEVLIAMAIFMMVMTAVYSTWIAIVRGSRAGLQAAAKAQRARVAVRCLQEALVTAVNYGYPGDFGFPYRFNGDLSGDFSELSFAAKLPSSFPGVSRYGGNTTRRITFRVERGEDQRDQLIVEQSPLLLPKSKEDFTPFKLVLSPEVSLFEVRFFDADAREGKAWTTTWEKTNNLPSLVEIRLEQSSSARSDAPKDVTVTAVSIPSARKNPVRRR, from the coding sequence TTGAACACTAAGAGTAACAGGTCAGCTTTCACGCTGGTAGAGGTTCTCATCGCGATGGCCATTTTTATGATGGTGATGACGGCCGTCTACTCGACCTGGATCGCGATCGTTCGGGGCTCAAGGGCTGGCCTACAAGCGGCGGCCAAGGCTCAACGGGCTCGGGTCGCAGTCCGCTGCCTGCAGGAGGCTCTGGTCACCGCCGTCAACTATGGTTATCCGGGAGACTTCGGTTTTCCGTATCGGTTTAACGGTGATCTGAGCGGCGACTTCTCGGAGCTCTCCTTTGCGGCTAAACTGCCGAGTTCATTCCCTGGGGTTTCACGTTATGGGGGAAATACTACCCGCAGGATCACCTTTCGGGTGGAGCGAGGGGAGGATCAGAGGGATCAACTTATCGTGGAGCAGAGCCCGTTATTGTTGCCCAAGTCAAAGGAGGATTTCACGCCGTTTAAATTGGTTTTGAGCCCGGAGGTCAGCCTCTTTGAGGTGCGGTTCTTTGATGCGGATGCGCGTGAGGGTAAAGCGTGGACAACGACTTGGGAAAAGACCAACAACTTACCGAGCCTGGTTGAGATCCGACTCGAGCAATCGTCTTCCGCGCGGAGTGACGCTCCCAAGGACGTGACGGTAACAGCGGTGTCGATACCTTCAGCGCGCAAGAATCCGGTGCGACGACGATGA
- a CDS encoding AI-2E family transporter translates to MNEDLKLARWMNPRTVSFLMMAGLLLLAPALHLTTPLLTILLSTFALRKFNFWGKRPLSVVIFVCAVCLISIGFFVFTRNAARALPRVAEESIPKVIQLANERNIELPFDDVSSLETLAKKELSERFGELTNFAKFATKELVVVILGLVIAVSIFLNPTLDIDPSMHPVKNNLYTAYCAEFAHRFRNFYQSFATVMGAQIVISSINTVFTAIFIFSVSMKHPLVLIGVTFLCGLLPIIGNILSNCVIVAVGFTMSPTMAIAALAFLVLLHKFEYFLNSKIIGDRIRNPVWLTMIGLIIGEKIMGIPGMILAPVILYYLKLELGQITAPAPSPAEAKPSAPLAA, encoded by the coding sequence ATGAACGAAGACCTCAAGCTTGCACGGTGGATGAACCCCAGGACGGTCTCCTTCCTGATGATGGCGGGGCTGTTACTGCTGGCCCCCGCGCTGCACCTGACCACACCGCTGCTAACCATCCTGCTATCAACGTTCGCGTTGAGAAAATTCAACTTCTGGGGGAAGCGGCCCTTGAGCGTCGTCATCTTCGTCTGTGCCGTGTGCCTCATTTCCATCGGCTTCTTCGTCTTTACCCGAAACGCAGCTCGCGCACTGCCCCGCGTTGCCGAGGAATCAATTCCTAAAGTGATTCAGTTGGCCAACGAGAGAAACATCGAACTGCCCTTCGATGATGTCAGTAGCCTCGAGACCTTGGCCAAGAAGGAGTTGTCGGAGAGATTTGGCGAGCTCACGAATTTTGCTAAGTTTGCCACCAAGGAGCTGGTTGTCGTGATCCTCGGATTGGTGATCGCCGTCAGCATCTTTCTCAACCCGACTCTCGACATCGACCCTTCGATGCATCCGGTCAAAAACAACCTCTACACCGCCTACTGCGCAGAATTCGCCCATCGTTTCCGCAATTTTTATCAGAGTTTCGCCACGGTCATGGGAGCTCAGATCGTTATCTCCAGCATCAATACGGTGTTCACAGCGATTTTCATCTTCTCGGTCTCAATGAAACACCCCCTAGTGCTCATTGGGGTCACTTTCTTGTGCGGCTTGCTGCCCATCATCGGCAATATTTTGAGCAATTGCGTGATCGTGGCGGTAGGCTTCACCATGTCGCCAACCATGGCCATAGCGGCGTTGGCATTTCTCGTCCTACTGCACAAGTTTGAGTACTTTTTGAATAGTAAAATTATCGGCGACCGTATTCGCAATCCAGTCTGGCTCACGATGATAGGACTCATCATTGGAGAAAAAATTATGGGGATCCCGGGTATGATCCTGGCCCCGGTAATTCTCTATTATCTGAAGCTCGAGCTGGGTCAAATTACTGCCCCCGCACCTTCGCCCGCCGAGGCCAAACCTTCAGCGCCACTTGCAGCATAG
- a CDS encoding type II secretion system F family protein: MPQFAYKARRRSGEMVQGVLEVADRAAALQQIERLGLFPVMVDASKGAVASAVASSPSGQRSEGNSSSVLPQSFRAYFQKKRRPKMQELATFTQQLSNLLNSGMPLTVALNSMTHLESKGIPAEVSRMLKQEVVEGRGLSDAMAKQPLIFSDLYVNMVRAGEQSGALTDVLKRLAIHYERFAEVQQKFKSAMIYPAIVAFVGVAIIIFFMAFMLPKFMAIFDGLNIALPWSTQLLMGASRMFTTYWWLLLLVVVSVSVIFARFKSSAMGRRRIDEWKLKAPVVGKVIRLNLFGQFARTLSTLLTNGVPVLTALKITEQIMPNVVVKEAIARTREDVTDGKTIAQPLARSKLFPQLMIDLLKIGEDTGDVPGSLRNVAETYENELNIQLRVMTTLIEPAMIIMMAVGVGFLLFSVLSAMFKITSSINR; encoded by the coding sequence ATGCCCCAATTTGCCTATAAAGCGCGTCGTCGATCTGGTGAGATGGTGCAGGGGGTGCTCGAGGTGGCCGATCGCGCAGCCGCCCTCCAACAGATCGAACGGCTGGGGTTGTTTCCCGTCATGGTCGATGCCTCCAAGGGTGCGGTCGCTTCTGCGGTTGCCTCCTCTCCCAGTGGTCAGCGTAGCGAAGGGAACTCCTCCTCCGTTCTGCCCCAGTCGTTCCGAGCGTACTTCCAGAAAAAGCGTCGGCCGAAGATGCAGGAGCTCGCGACGTTTACCCAGCAGCTGTCCAACCTTTTGAACTCGGGCATGCCTTTGACTGTGGCGCTCAACAGCATGACCCACTTGGAATCGAAGGGCATTCCCGCGGAGGTGAGCCGAATGCTCAAGCAGGAGGTGGTCGAGGGGCGTGGGCTTTCCGATGCGATGGCCAAGCAGCCGCTCATTTTTTCTGACCTCTACGTCAACATGGTGCGGGCTGGCGAGCAGAGCGGCGCCCTAACCGATGTTCTCAAGCGGTTGGCGATCCATTATGAGCGGTTCGCTGAGGTGCAGCAAAAGTTTAAGTCGGCCATGATCTATCCGGCCATTGTCGCCTTTGTCGGGGTGGCAATTATCATCTTCTTCATGGCATTCATGCTGCCTAAGTTCATGGCGATCTTCGATGGCTTGAACATCGCATTGCCATGGTCGACCCAGTTACTGATGGGGGCTAGCCGCATGTTCACCACCTATTGGTGGTTGCTGCTCCTGGTCGTTGTTTCAGTGAGCGTCATCTTTGCCCGATTCAAGAGTTCGGCGATGGGACGCCGGCGCATCGATGAGTGGAAATTGAAAGCCCCGGTAGTAGGTAAGGTCATCAGGCTCAACCTATTCGGTCAGTTTGCGCGAACACTTTCCACCTTGCTTACGAATGGGGTTCCGGTTTTGACGGCCCTGAAGATCACCGAACAGATCATGCCAAATGTGGTGGTCAAAGAAGCCATTGCTCGAACGCGTGAGGACGTCACCGACGGAAAAACCATCGCGCAGCCTCTGGCCCGCAGTAAGCTCTTCCCTCAGCTGATGATTGATCTGCTGAAGATCGGGGAGGATACGGGGGACGTTCCTGGATCGTTGCGGAACGTTGCCGAAACCTATGAGAACGAGCTGAACATCCAGCTGAGAGTGATGACCACTCTGATCGAACCGGCCATGATCATCATGATGGCGGTGGGTGTGGGATTCCTGCTCTTCAGTGTGCTCTCAGCCATGTTCAAAATCACTTCCAGCATCAATCGGTGA
- a CDS encoding prepilin-type N-terminal cleavage/methylation domain-containing protein, with protein MKRIPSRSHLETGRRGFTLLEVMIACFVFFVVAFSVLQMMTAGLVGARSLQKNKVDPVAMLAAGVTSTNATFEPVAVSGDFGEDYPDFSYDYLPSQVASNGLWQIEFRVYPKDGGPSNPSKLTVFIYCPECRPDPNFGGM; from the coding sequence ATGAAACGGATTCCATCGCGATCTCACCTAGAAACTGGGCGGCGCGGCTTTACTCTACTCGAGGTCATGATTGCCTGCTTCGTCTTCTTCGTGGTGGCTTTTTCGGTTTTGCAAATGATGACGGCCGGGCTGGTCGGTGCGCGGTCGTTGCAAAAAAACAAAGTGGATCCGGTCGCGATGTTGGCCGCCGGGGTGACTAGCACGAATGCCACCTTTGAACCCGTGGCCGTCAGTGGGGACTTCGGAGAGGACTACCCTGACTTTTCATACGATTATCTGCCAAGTCAGGTCGCCAGCAATGGTCTTTGGCAAATCGAGTTCCGGGTTTATCCGAAGGATGGTGGACCGTCAAATCCATCGAAACTGACGGTGTTCATCTACTGTCCCGAATGTCGCCCAGACCCGAATTTCGGAGGAATGTGA
- a CDS encoding family 43 glycosylhydrolase, producing the protein MTLSQIFVWTLIALLGGGTAFAAGPTYTNPVLAGDYPDPSVIRVGRDYWATATSSEWGPQFPLLHSRDLVNWKTVGPVFKERPDWAVGNFWAPEIAEWKGRYFIYYVARKRGGPLSLACATADRPEGPYTDHGPMVSQEAGSIDAVPVTNEKGERWLVWKEDGNSRRLPTPLWAQQLDETGTRLVGQRHELFRNDQPWEGGLVEGPFLLRQGEYFYMFYSANGCCGRDCTYAMGVARSKALLGPWEKCPKNPILAENAQWKCPGHGSVVTDPSGRHWLLYHAYDPVSFVYTGREMLLDEVTFGADGWPEINQGKGPSATLRSPLGARQHRRELSFYDSFSDRVLEPGWQWPQDHPPAVQLTQGKLVVAPAPALAKNPIGGVVGRSTTSGDYVATTRLELSLLKPGVFAGLSAFGDPANALGVAVESGKVMVWQKEKNRLQATVVEPHVSGTAIYLRMTASGGNRFQFAVSSNGKSWRSVGQTADGGYLPPWDRNVRVALTVGGVLGAEARFDFLKIVPKGSRAVSKR; encoded by the coding sequence ATGACGCTCTCCCAAATTTTCGTTTGGACCCTGATCGCCCTGCTCGGCGGTGGCACTGCCTTCGCCGCCGGACCTACCTACACGAATCCCGTGCTCGCCGGTGACTATCCCGATCCTTCCGTGATCCGGGTGGGTAGGGACTACTGGGCGACGGCCACGTCATCAGAATGGGGACCTCAGTTTCCGCTGCTTCACTCGCGTGATTTGGTCAACTGGAAGACTGTGGGCCCGGTATTCAAAGAGCGGCCCGACTGGGCCGTTGGCAACTTTTGGGCTCCTGAGATCGCGGAGTGGAAGGGACGCTACTTTATCTATTACGTCGCTCGTAAAAGGGGTGGCCCATTGTCTTTGGCCTGCGCGACAGCGGATCGTCCCGAAGGTCCCTACACCGACCACGGTCCGATGGTTTCACAGGAGGCTGGTTCGATCGATGCGGTACCGGTGACGAATGAGAAGGGCGAGCGTTGGCTGGTGTGGAAGGAGGATGGAAACAGCCGTCGACTCCCGACGCCTCTTTGGGCACAGCAGCTGGATGAAACCGGAACGCGTCTGGTGGGTCAACGACATGAGCTGTTTCGCAACGATCAACCCTGGGAAGGTGGATTGGTCGAGGGGCCTTTCCTGCTCCGGCAAGGCGAGTATTTCTATATGTTCTATTCGGCCAACGGATGCTGTGGTCGCGATTGCACCTACGCGATGGGGGTAGCTCGATCCAAGGCTTTGCTTGGCCCCTGGGAGAAGTGCCCGAAAAATCCGATCCTGGCTGAGAATGCCCAGTGGAAATGTCCCGGCCATGGGAGCGTCGTGACGGATCCAAGTGGCCGGCACTGGCTGCTGTATCACGCCTACGACCCGGTTTCCTTCGTGTACACCGGACGCGAGATGCTGTTGGATGAGGTGACCTTTGGTGCCGACGGATGGCCGGAGATCAATCAGGGCAAGGGCCCCAGCGCCACCTTACGATCGCCGTTGGGAGCTCGACAGCATCGGCGCGAGCTTAGCTTCTATGATTCATTTAGCGACCGGGTTTTGGAGCCAGGCTGGCAGTGGCCGCAGGACCACCCGCCTGCCGTTCAGTTAACCCAAGGAAAGTTGGTGGTTGCTCCGGCTCCGGCGCTGGCGAAGAACCCGATCGGTGGGGTGGTGGGACGTTCGACCACCAGCGGGGACTATGTTGCCACCACACGGCTGGAGCTTTCGCTGTTGAAGCCTGGAGTCTTCGCGGGTCTGTCGGCTTTTGGAGATCCAGCCAATGCCTTGGGCGTGGCCGTGGAGTCTGGCAAGGTCATGGTTTGGCAGAAGGAGAAAAATCGTCTTCAGGCGACAGTCGTGGAGCCGCATGTCAGTGGGACGGCGATTTACCTGCGCATGACCGCGTCGGGAGGCAATCGCTTTCAGTTCGCTGTGAGTTCCAACGGGAAATCCTGGCGCTCCGTCGGACAGACTGCCGATGGTGGCTACCTGCCGCCTTGGGATCGGAATGTGCGCGTGGCGTTGACCGTTGGAGGAGTGCTCGGGGCCGAGGCGCGATTCGATTTCCTGAAAATCGTCCCGAAGGGTTCGCGCGCGGTCTCAAAGCGATGA
- the larE gene encoding ATP-dependent sacrificial sulfur transferase LarE, which yields MVSAKFDHLRALLRGYGSCLVAYSGGVDSVFLAKVAFDVLGNRALAAIADSPSLPRRELEEALALGRSFGFPVRVVQTHEFANQSYLANPFNRCFFCKHELFTELVPLAREEGFSAIVYGENASDVGDHRPGAQAAAEFQILAPLKEAGLTKAEIRSLSAELGLPTADKPQMACLSSRIPYGEAVTVEKLRMIEAAENVLRDLHFYDVRVRHHELKVGHLARIEVGKADLARFGQEEVFFKVAQELRSLGYQHVTLDLEGYRRGSTNEIRLGVRAPVS from the coding sequence ATGGTCTCTGCAAAGTTCGATCATCTGCGCGCCTTGCTCCGCGGCTATGGCTCTTGCCTTGTCGCCTACTCAGGCGGGGTCGATTCTGTATTCCTGGCCAAGGTGGCTTTTGACGTCCTTGGCAATCGAGCTTTGGCCGCTATTGCCGACTCCCCGAGTCTTCCTCGTCGAGAGTTGGAAGAAGCCTTAGCGCTGGGGCGTTCCTTCGGGTTCCCGGTCCGGGTGGTCCAAACACACGAATTCGCCAATCAGAGCTACCTGGCCAACCCATTTAATCGGTGCTTTTTCTGCAAACATGAGCTCTTCACGGAGCTTGTTCCCCTAGCCAGGGAGGAAGGCTTTTCAGCGATCGTTTACGGGGAGAACGCGAGCGATGTTGGGGATCACCGGCCCGGGGCACAGGCGGCGGCCGAGTTTCAGATTTTGGCCCCGCTCAAGGAAGCTGGTCTGACCAAAGCGGAGATTCGGTCTCTTTCGGCGGAACTTGGACTTCCCACCGCCGACAAACCTCAGATGGCCTGTCTGAGTTCCAGGATCCCGTACGGGGAGGCTGTCACCGTTGAGAAGCTCCGCATGATCGAGGCGGCTGAGAATGTGCTTCGAGATCTGCATTTCTATGATGTCCGTGTTCGACATCATGAACTCAAAGTTGGCCATCTCGCCAGGATCGAAGTGGGAAAGGCCGATCTTGCACGCTTTGGTCAGGAGGAGGTCTTTTTTAAGGTGGCGCAGGAGCTTCGATCGCTTGGGTACCAGCATGTGACCCTGGACTTGGAGGGCTATCGAAGGGGTAGTACGAACGAAATTCGATTGGGTGTTCGTGCGCCGGTCTCCTAG
- a CDS encoding FecR domain-containing protein, which translates to MKKPILASLCLVPTALTLQAADLTESTFTQVINSVSVVTPGTQQTQKAEVNGIVKAPQLVRTGPNSRAELLAKDQTLTRVGANTLFSFEPKGRHINLQQGSVLFHSPPGRGGGTIKTGGAAAAVLGTTIMIVATPNGGFKGVVLEGKGRFTLPSGGSRDLKAGQLLFVLPGVQGFGPTLNINLAKMVEGSGLVQGYASALPSIAKVESAVAAQANAISSGKLEDTGLLVGNTATKEEVAVIDQSTFEAAVKENKSQLEQSWDKDIEIRAEILPSDRLFGRSDENYPKRSLWADKVTLSMLGEDIKLNTHSVFLPEPLSVVEGESAPMIGIIAQQTLSIEEDLDFYTWQTPPNRRPGLALGGDELKVRNNKDLRYNSANGLFVGARKSISIKGSQIENRSGTLVLKSENGSIKQEGGTLVAGAHASLDLSALKNNEKIELSNVSLAGGSLNIQAEDKVQLSNVNFTRSGYSSQFGSISMAAKTIVFSDVSLPVQPMLLKTREGALAPNPNKQTAVMNGYVNFYRDVTVRGEPAQLYVKGQPGARESANITIEKLK; encoded by the coding sequence ATGAAAAAGCCAATTTTAGCCTCTCTATGCCTTGTGCCAACAGCCCTGACACTCCAGGCAGCGGATCTTACGGAGAGTACTTTCACCCAGGTCATCAATAGTGTGTCCGTGGTCACGCCGGGGACTCAACAAACCCAAAAAGCGGAGGTCAACGGCATTGTGAAAGCGCCGCAATTGGTCCGAACCGGACCAAACTCCCGAGCAGAACTTCTGGCGAAGGACCAAACCCTCACGCGCGTCGGAGCCAACACCCTCTTTTCCTTCGAACCCAAAGGACGCCATATCAATCTTCAGCAAGGGAGCGTGCTCTTTCACTCGCCCCCCGGGCGGGGAGGCGGAACCATAAAGACTGGGGGTGCCGCCGCGGCCGTGCTAGGAACGACGATCATGATTGTCGCCACCCCCAATGGCGGCTTCAAAGGGGTAGTGTTGGAGGGAAAGGGAAGGTTTACGTTGCCCAGTGGCGGTTCACGTGACCTCAAGGCCGGACAGCTTCTCTTCGTCCTCCCAGGCGTGCAAGGGTTTGGACCAACTCTCAATATTAATTTGGCCAAAATGGTCGAGGGCTCAGGATTGGTTCAAGGCTACGCCTCAGCCCTGCCCAGCATCGCCAAAGTGGAGAGCGCCGTAGCCGCGCAGGCTAACGCGATCAGTAGTGGAAAGCTAGAGGACACAGGCCTACTCGTGGGAAATACTGCCACCAAAGAAGAGGTTGCAGTCATCGACCAAAGCACATTCGAAGCGGCGGTCAAAGAGAATAAAAGCCAGCTAGAGCAGTCCTGGGACAAGGACATCGAGATCAGGGCCGAGATCTTGCCCAGCGATCGGCTCTTCGGTCGCTCTGATGAAAACTACCCCAAGAGGAGCTTATGGGCGGACAAGGTTACCCTCAGTATGCTCGGGGAGGATATCAAACTAAACACCCATTCTGTCTTTCTTCCGGAACCCCTTAGTGTGGTGGAAGGCGAATCGGCACCGATGATTGGCATCATCGCCCAGCAGACCCTTTCCATTGAGGAGGATCTGGATTTCTACACATGGCAAACCCCGCCCAACAGGCGTCCCGGGTTGGCGCTGGGAGGAGATGAGCTTAAAGTTCGCAACAATAAGGACCTTCGCTACAATAGCGCTAACGGCCTCTTCGTGGGAGCTCGCAAATCGATCTCCATCAAAGGCAGCCAGATTGAGAATCGTTCCGGCACCCTAGTTCTCAAGAGTGAAAATGGCTCCATAAAGCAGGAGGGCGGGACCTTAGTCGCTGGAGCCCATGCCAGCCTGGACCTATCCGCTCTCAAGAATAACGAGAAAATCGAGTTGAGCAATGTCTCGCTGGCCGGTGGAAGCCTGAACATACAAGCCGAGGACAAGGTCCAGCTCAGCAACGTGAACTTCACCCGGTCGGGCTATTCCTCACAGTTTGGCAGTATCTCTATGGCGGCTAAAACCATCGTGTTTTCGGATGTAAGTCTACCCGTCCAGCCGATGCTACTGAAAACCCGGGAAGGCGCTTTGGCCCCCAATCCCAACAAACAGACTGCAGTGATGAACGGTTACGTTAACTTCTATCGCGATGTCACCGTTCGCGGAGAACCCGCCCAGCTCTACGTCAAAGGCCAGCCTGGGGCTCGCGAATCAGCCAATATCACCATCGAGAAGCTCAAGTAA
- a CDS encoding M42 family metallopeptidase — protein sequence MRNESLQFLKTLLNTPSPVGHEAKGQRIWLDYAKKFADETFSDAYGNVVAVLNKGGSPRIMLAGHADEIGMTVNYIDGDGFVYVRRLGGVDAAIMKAQRLTIHSRKGPVRGVVGNVAPHLTKFDGDRKTPRMEDLFIDIGVTNKAAAEALVRVGDPITLVDEFELLRDDLAISRAFDNRIGTFAVVEALRLLQTERKKLAPEVCAVSNVMEEVGLFGARQIAYALKPDVALVVDVTHATDYPTVSKILHGDIKIGGGPALTHGGSNHPEVVRRLEEVAEKLKIPVQHEAVSGTSGTDTDAIFWTRGGIASGLVSLPNRYMHSPVELVSLKDLEKIPELLAGFVRSVKKGDSFKVKI from the coding sequence ATGCGCAACGAATCCCTTCAGTTCCTCAAGACGCTTCTCAATACCCCCAGCCCAGTCGGCCATGAGGCGAAGGGACAGCGGATCTGGCTCGATTACGCCAAGAAGTTTGCCGACGAGACTTTCTCCGACGCCTACGGGAATGTGGTGGCGGTTCTAAACAAGGGTGGCAGCCCCCGGATCATGCTCGCCGGCCACGCCGACGAGATCGGGATGACGGTTAACTATATCGATGGAGATGGGTTCGTTTACGTGAGGCGTTTGGGAGGGGTGGACGCGGCTATCATGAAGGCTCAACGGCTTACCATTCACTCCCGGAAAGGACCGGTCCGCGGGGTGGTCGGTAATGTTGCTCCTCACCTCACTAAATTTGATGGAGATCGAAAAACACCTCGGATGGAGGATCTCTTTATCGATATTGGAGTCACAAATAAGGCGGCGGCTGAAGCGCTCGTTCGCGTCGGTGATCCGATCACTTTGGTCGATGAGTTTGAATTATTGCGGGATGATCTCGCGATTTCTCGGGCTTTCGACAATCGGATCGGGACCTTTGCGGTTGTGGAAGCGTTGCGACTCTTGCAGACCGAACGGAAGAAACTCGCCCCTGAGGTCTGTGCCGTTTCGAATGTGATGGAGGAGGTAGGTCTTTTCGGAGCCCGTCAGATCGCCTATGCCTTGAAACCTGACGTGGCATTGGTGGTGGATGTGACCCACGCGACTGATTATCCGACGGTGAGCAAGATCTTGCATGGCGACATCAAGATCGGCGGTGGACCAGCCCTGACGCATGGCGGATCAAACCATCCCGAGGTGGTTCGCCGGCTAGAGGAGGTGGCCGAGAAGCTCAAGATTCCCGTGCAGCACGAGGCGGTTTCGGGAACGAGTGGCACTGATACGGACGCGATCTTTTGGACCCGCGGGGGCATTGCGAGCGGTCTGGTCAGCCTGCCCAACCGCTATATGCATTCGCCCGTAGAGCTGGTCAGCCTCAAGGACTTGGAAAAGATACCCGAACTGCTCGCCGGGTTTGTTCGGTCTGTGAAGAAGGGCGATTCCTTTAAGGTAAAGATCTAG
- a CDS encoding sigma-70 family RNA polymerase sigma factor produces the protein MNEPSDWELLREYSESGAETAFAALTRRYLNLVHSAAFRQVGNHPGAEEVTQVVFILLARKARTLDRRTVLPAWLLRTTRFTAKNFQQSQIRRTRREQEALVMTEPNVGESSWERIAPYLDDAMDQLKEKERSALTLRFFQGKPLKEVGAALGIEPDAAGKRVSRAVEKLKTILVRRGLTLSVTGLIAGLSTHAVQAAPVGLINIVSTGALAKSSAGASSLASSTLKVMGWAKVKASAAIVGTLIAAGSGGTLLALKLLDPTGQKQTPASATRYRLPAGTVKPIVALGRWHGSILAPDGSLWAWGQNTDGWPVLGLTSITNQPTLRRIDTSHKYRALEASEHHNLAVREDGTMWGWGENIHGQVGDGSSGRGNAERDVPVESVPGKNWKSVAAGGSHSLALKEDGTLWAWGNNWAGQLGNARTQREFTEAIQVGQDRDWIAVWAGLLESVAQKADGTLWYWGGNPNPLIPQTGASSSNLFSPVLVSRDTNWVSVGFGAWTILAVKSDGTLWAWGRNAYRYTGEADLSRCAAPHRVGSDTGWKTISRGGWFYQVLMKTDGSLWEIRLDPDSLEPSKGAALPKKLEIPGKIVAFSAGSGQPLGVAINELGEVWTWGKVLGVQTPPNRGMQALSGVARRLGWRTDWGAARPIMQEKPWRLPLEE, from the coding sequence ATGAACGAGCCTAGCGATTGGGAGCTTCTGCGGGAATACTCGGAGAGTGGGGCCGAGACGGCTTTTGCCGCACTCACTCGCCGATACCTCAACCTGGTGCACTCAGCCGCCTTCCGCCAAGTCGGCAATCACCCAGGCGCCGAAGAAGTCACCCAGGTCGTGTTCATTCTCCTCGCTAGGAAGGCCCGCACGCTGGATCGCCGGACGGTTCTTCCTGCCTGGCTTCTCCGCACGACGCGCTTTACCGCCAAAAATTTCCAGCAGAGTCAGATCCGCCGAACTCGACGGGAACAGGAGGCACTAGTCATGACCGAGCCAAACGTTGGAGAGTCCTCCTGGGAGAGGATCGCGCCCTACCTCGACGATGCCATGGATCAACTGAAGGAGAAGGAGCGAAGCGCACTCACCCTCCGCTTTTTCCAGGGGAAGCCGCTCAAGGAGGTTGGCGCCGCTTTGGGTATTGAACCCGACGCTGCCGGGAAAAGAGTTAGCCGGGCGGTAGAAAAACTCAAAACCATCCTCGTCCGACGCGGATTGACCCTCTCGGTGACAGGATTGATCGCCGGGCTCAGCACGCATGCAGTGCAAGCGGCTCCGGTTGGACTGATCAACATTGTCTCTACCGGGGCCTTGGCAAAATCCAGTGCCGGAGCCTCCTCTTTGGCGTCCTCGACCTTGAAGGTGATGGGGTGGGCGAAAGTGAAAGCCTCCGCCGCCATCGTTGGCACCCTGATCGCCGCCGGTTCCGGGGGAACACTACTCGCACTCAAGCTTCTTGATCCCACAGGACAAAAACAAACCCCGGCGAGCGCAACGAGGTACCGACTGCCGGCTGGCACCGTGAAACCCATCGTCGCTCTCGGGCGATGGCATGGAAGCATCCTGGCACCGGACGGCAGCCTCTGGGCCTGGGGACAGAATACCGACGGATGGCCAGTTCTGGGACTCACCAGCATCACCAATCAACCCACGTTGAGAAGAATCGACACATCACACAAATACAGAGCACTCGAAGCCAGCGAGCATCACAACCTGGCGGTTCGCGAGGATGGCACGATGTGGGGCTGGGGCGAGAATATCCACGGACAAGTAGGCGATGGATCCTCGGGCAGAGGAAATGCCGAGCGGGACGTCCCCGTGGAGTCCGTGCCCGGAAAGAACTGGAAATCGGTGGCGGCGGGGGGGAGCCACAGCTTGGCACTGAAAGAGGACGGCACACTCTGGGCTTGGGGAAACAACTGGGCAGGCCAACTGGGAAACGCTCGAACTCAACGGGAATTCACAGAGGCGATCCAGGTGGGTCAGGATCGTGATTGGATCGCGGTTTGGGCCGGACTGTTGGAGAGCGTCGCCCAGAAAGCAGATGGCACTCTCTGGTATTGGGGTGGCAACCCGAACCCGCTGATTCCACAAACGGGCGCCAGCTCAAGCAACCTCTTCTCGCCAGTGTTGGTCTCCCGAGATACGAATTGGGTCAGCGTAGGATTTGGGGCATGGACGATTCTGGCGGTCAAATCAGACGGAACTCTTTGGGCTTGGGGGAGAAATGCTTACCGCTACACCGGAGAAGCCGATCTGAGCCGTTGCGCAGCACCTCACCGCGTCGGGAGCGACACGGGCTGGAAAACGATCTCTCGTGGAGGCTGGTTTTACCAGGTGCTGATGAAGACGGACGGCTCTCTCTGGGAGATCCGGCTCGACCCAGACTCCCTTGAACCCTCGAAGGGGGCCGCTCTTCCGAAAAAGCTGGAGATCCCGGGAAAGATCGTCGCTTTCAGCGCGGGTTCAGGACAGCCCCTCGGAGTGGCCATCAATGAGTTGGGTGAAGTGTGGACGTGGGGAAAGGTGCTCGGTGTTCAGACGCCACCCAATCGCGGCATGCAAGCGCTGTCCGGGGTGGCGCGGAGACTAGGGTGGCGAACGGATTGGGGCGCAGCCCGGCCGATCATGCAGGAGAAACCCTGGAGATTACCTTTGGAAGAGTGA